A stretch of the Cheilinus undulatus linkage group 11, ASM1832078v1, whole genome shotgun sequence genome encodes the following:
- the slc52a3 gene encoding solute carrier family 52, riboflavin transporter, member 3-A — protein MALLIHLLACGFGLGSWVAVNGLWVELPLIVNTLPEGWDLPSYLTVIIQLANLGPLLVTLMHKLCPGRLKERLVIYSILSIGILACILLAFFWHKTTIVAGAPHSTAFFIITFFLSLVDCTSSVTFLPFMMQLPAKYFTTFFIGEGLSGFIPGIVALAQGVGIAKCVNSSQTVGNHTGGDMWTIHTEYLPPNFSPKVFFFFLAAMTCISLASFTALNRLPRTFALSTENLVPETGASVSSGLDNPGLERDGDDVKGHGGQGEGAAQSRPLLAGHTHSVYQLTFIYFLVVWVNAATNGLLPSVQTYSCMPYGNLAYHLSAALSSVANPLACTIAMFLQNRSLIFLGVLTTLGTGFGSYNMAMAALSPCPLLHGSVWGETIIVLSWLFFTGTLTYVKVMVGVILRDRSHNALVWCGAAAQMGSLVGSLTMFPLVSVYHLFQSGDFCNTKCP, from the exons ATGGCTCTACTCATCCACCTGCTGGCCTGTGGCTTCGGCCTGGGCTCTTGGGTGGCGGTGAACGGTCTGTGGGTGGAGCTTCCCCTCATCGTCAACACGCTCCCTGAAGGGTGGGACCTCCCATCCTACCTGACAGTCATCATCCAGCTGGCCAACCTGGGGCCTCTGCTGGTAACACTCATGCACAAACTGTGTCCAGGTCGCCTTAAAGAGCGTTTGGTCATCTATTCCATCCTCTCCATCGGGATCCTCGCCTGCATCCTGCTCGCCTTCTTCTGGCATAAGACTACAATAGTGGCGGGGGCACCACACAGCACAGCCTTCTTCATCATcaccttcttcctctctcttgtGGACTGTACATCCTCTGTTACCTTCCTGCCTTTCATGATGCAGCTTCCAGCGAAATACTTCACCACCTTCTTTATCGGAGAAGGGTTAAGTGGATTTATTCCAGGCATAGTCGCTCTGGCACAAGGTGTGGGCATCGCCAAGTGTGTGAACTCTTCTCAGACTGTTGGAAACCACACAGGAGGAGACATGTGGACAATACACACTGAGTATCTTCCTCCTAACTTCTCCCCCAaggtgtttttcttcttcttagcAGCTATGACGTGTATCAGCCTGGCTTCTTTCACTGCGCTGAACAGGCTTCCTCGAACGTTTGCGCTGTCCACAGAAAACCTGGTGCCAGAAACTGGAGCATCTGTCAGCTCTGGGCTGGATAACCCCGGACTAGAGAGGGACGGAGACGATGTAAAGGGCCATGGTGGGCAGGGTGAGGGGGCAGCACAGAGCAGACCTCTTCTGGCCGGACACACGCACTCTGTGTACCAGCTGACCTTCATCTACTTCCTGGTGGTGTGGGTTAATGCAGCAACCAATGGCCTGCTGCCCTCTGTGCAGACGTACTCCTGTATGCCCTACGGGAACCTGGCCTATCACCTTTCTGCTGCCCTGTCCTCAGTTGCCAACCCACTGGCCTGCACTATAGCAATGTTCCTCCAAAACAG GTCACTCATCTTTCTTGGAGTGCTGACCACGTTGGGGACGGGCTTTGGCAGCTACAACATGGCCATGGCAGCTCTGAGTCCGTGTCCGCTGCTTCATGGATCTGTGTGGGGGGAGACGATTATT GTGCTCTCGTGGCTCTTCTTCACAGGGACGCTGACTTACGTTAAAGTAATGGTGGGAGTCATCCTCAGAGACCGGAGCCACAACGCCCTAGTGTGGTGTGGAGCCGCAGCGCAGATGGGCTCATTAGTGGGCTCGCTCACCATGTTCCCACTGGTTAGCGTCTACCACCTGTTTCAGTCCGGAGACTTCTGCAATACTAAATGTCCCTGA